The following proteins come from a genomic window of Streptomyces sp. NBC_00539:
- a CDS encoding DNA-directed RNA polymerase subunit alpha yields the protein MLIAQRPSLTEEVVDEYRSRFVIEPLEPGFGYTLGNSLRRTLLSSIPGAAVTSIRVDGVLHEFTTVPGVKEDVTDIILNIKQLVVSSEHDEPVVMYLRKQGPGLVTAADIAPPAGVEVHNPDLVLATLNGKGKLEMELTVERGRGYVSAVQNKQLGQEIGRIPVDSIYSPVLKVTYKVEATRVEQRTDFDKLIVDVETKQAMRPRDAMASAGKTLVELFGLARELNIDAEGIDMGPSPTDAALAADLALPIEELELTVRSYNCLKREGIHSVGELVARSEADLLDIRNFGAKSIDEVKAKLAGMGLALKDSPPGFDPTAAADAFGADDDADAGFVETEQY from the coding sequence ATGCTTATCGCTCAGCGTCCCTCGCTGACCGAAGAGGTCGTAGACGAGTACCGCTCGCGGTTCGTGATCGAGCCGCTGGAGCCGGGCTTCGGCTACACCCTCGGCAACTCCCTGCGCCGCACGCTCCTGTCCTCCATCCCGGGTGCCGCCGTCACCAGCATCCGCGTGGACGGCGTCCTGCACGAGTTCACCACCGTGCCGGGCGTCAAGGAAGACGTCACCGACATCATCCTCAACATCAAGCAGCTGGTCGTCTCCTCGGAGCACGACGAGCCGGTCGTGATGTACCTGCGCAAGCAGGGTCCCGGCCTGGTCACCGCTGCCGACATCGCGCCCCCGGCCGGTGTCGAGGTGCACAACCCGGACCTGGTCCTCGCCACGCTCAACGGCAAGGGCAAGCTGGAAATGGAGCTGACCGTCGAGCGCGGTCGCGGCTACGTCTCCGCCGTGCAGAACAAGCAGCTGGGCCAGGAGATCGGCCGCATCCCGGTCGACTCCATCTACAGCCCGGTCCTCAAGGTCACCTACAAGGTCGAGGCGACCCGAGTCGAGCAGCGCACCGACTTCGACAAGCTGATCGTCGACGTCGAGACCAAGCAGGCCATGCGCCCGCGCGACGCCATGGCGTCCGCCGGCAAGACCCTGGTCGAGCTGTTCGGTCTGGCCCGCGAGCTCAACATCGACGCCGAGGGCATCGACATGGGCCCCTCGCCGACGGACGCGGCCCTGGCCGCCGACCTGGCGCTGCCGATCGAGGAGCTGGAGCTCACGGTCCGCTCGTACAACTGCCTCAAGCGCGAGGGCATCCACTCCGTGGGTGAGCTCGTCGCCCGCTCCGAGGCCGACCTGCTCGACATCCGCAACTTCGGTGCGAAGTCGATCGACGAGGTCAAGGCGAAGCTGGCCGGCATGGGCCTGGCCCTCAAGGACAGCCCGCCCGGATTCGACCCGACCGCCGCCGCCGACGCCTTCGGCGCCGACGACGACGCGGACGCCGGTTTCGTCGAGACCGAGCAGTACTGA
- the rpsK gene encoding 30S ribosomal protein S11 — MPPKGRQGAAKKVRRKEKKNVAHGHAHIKSTFNNTIVSITDPSGNVISWASAGHVGFKGSRKSTPFAAQMAAESAARRAQEHGMRKVDVFVKGPGSGRETAIRSLQATGLEVGSIQDVTPTPHNGCRPPKRRRV; from the coding sequence ATGCCCCCCAAGGGTCGTCAGGGCGCTGCCAAGAAGGTGCGCCGCAAGGAAAAGAAGAACGTCGCTCACGGGCACGCCCACATCAAGAGCACGTTCAACAACACCATCGTCTCGATCACCGACCCCTCGGGCAACGTGATCTCCTGGGCCTCCGCCGGCCACGTCGGCTTCAAGGGCTCGCGCAAGTCCACCCCCTTCGCCGCGCAGATGGCCGCCGAGTCGGCCGCCCGCCGCGCGCAGGAGCACGGCATGCGCAAGGTTGACGTCTTCGTCAAGGGTCCCGGCTCCGGCCGTGAGACCGCGATCCGCTCCCTGCAGGCCACCGGCCTGGAGGTCGGCTCCATCCAGGACGTCACCCCCACCCCGCACAACGGCTGCCGCCCGCCGAAGCGCCGCCGCGTCTGA
- the rpsM gene encoding 30S ribosomal protein S13, which yields MARVSGVDIPREKRVEIALTYVFGIGRTRSKEILASTGVNPNTRVRDLAEEDLVKIREYVDANLRTEGDLRREIQADIRRKVEIQCYQGIRHRRGLPVHGQRTSTNARTRKGPRRAIAGKKKPGKK from the coding sequence ATGGCACGCGTTTCCGGTGTTGACATCCCGCGCGAAAAGCGTGTGGAGATCGCACTCACCTACGTCTTCGGTATCGGGCGCACCCGGTCCAAGGAGATCCTCGCCTCCACCGGCGTGAACCCGAACACCCGCGTTCGTGACCTGGCCGAAGAGGACCTGGTCAAGATCCGCGAGTACGTGGACGCCAACCTCCGCACCGAGGGTGACCTCCGCCGCGAGATCCAGGCCGACATCCGTCGCAAGGTCGAGATCCAGTGCTACCAGGGCATCCGCCACCGTCGTGGCCTGCCGGTGCACGGTCAGCGCACCAGCACGAACGCGCGTACCCGCAAGGGCCCGCGTCGCGCGATCGCCGGTAAGAAGAAGCCGGGCAAGAAGTAG
- the rpmJ gene encoding 50S ribosomal protein L36, with the protein MKVKPSVKKICDKCKVIRRHGRVMVICDNLRHKQRQG; encoded by the coding sequence ATGAAGGTCAAGCCGAGCGTCAAGAAGATCTGCGACAAGTGCAAGGTGATCCGCCGTCACGGTCGGGTCATGGTCATCTGCGACAACCTGCGCCACAAGCAGCGCCAGGGCTGA
- the infA gene encoding translation initiation factor IF-1 yields the protein MAKKQGAIEIEGTVIESLPNAMFKVELQNGHKVLAHISGKMRMHYIRILPDDRVVVELSPYDLTRGRIVYRYK from the coding sequence GTGGCCAAGAAGCAAGGTGCCATCGAGATCGAGGGCACCGTGATCGAGTCCCTCCCGAACGCGATGTTCAAGGTGGAACTGCAGAACGGTCACAAGGTCCTCGCGCACATCAGCGGCAAGATGCGGATGCACTACATCCGTATCCTTCCCGATGACCGGGTCGTGGTGGAGCTGTCTCCGTACGACCTGACGCGTGGCCGGATCGTCTACCGATACAAGTAG
- the map gene encoding type I methionyl aminopeptidase, whose product MVQLKTPEQIAKMREAGLVVAAIHAATREAAVPGATTRDLDMVARKVIADAGAKSNFLGYGGFPATICTSVNEVVVHGIPDDKTVLKDGDIISIDAGAIVDGWHGDAAYTAFVGTGHAPELIQLSRVTEESMWAGIAAMKLGNRLVDISKAIEGYIRRQPRPATGKYGIIEDYGGHGIGSEMHMDPHLLNYVSRKRGKGIKLVPGVCLAIEPMVSLGTAHTEVLADDWTVITTDGTWSSHWEHSIALTEEGPIVLTSPDCGKAKLAEYGITTAPDPLG is encoded by the coding sequence ATGGTGCAGCTCAAGACGCCCGAGCAGATCGCGAAGATGCGCGAGGCGGGGCTGGTCGTCGCCGCGATCCACGCGGCGACCCGTGAGGCGGCCGTGCCCGGCGCCACGACCCGGGACCTGGACATGGTGGCCCGCAAGGTCATCGCGGACGCCGGCGCGAAGTCGAACTTCCTCGGTTACGGCGGTTTCCCCGCGACGATCTGCACGTCGGTGAACGAGGTCGTCGTCCACGGCATCCCGGACGACAAGACGGTCCTCAAGGACGGCGACATCATCTCGATCGACGCCGGCGCGATCGTGGACGGCTGGCACGGCGACGCGGCGTACACGGCCTTCGTGGGCACCGGTCACGCTCCGGAGCTCATCCAGCTGTCGCGGGTGACCGAGGAGTCGATGTGGGCGGGCATCGCCGCGATGAAGCTCGGCAACCGCCTGGTGGACATCTCGAAGGCGATCGAGGGCTACATCCGCCGCCAGCCGCGTCCGGCCACCGGCAAGTACGGGATCATCGAGGACTACGGCGGCCACGGCATCGGCTCCGAGATGCACATGGACCCGCACCTGCTGAACTACGTCTCGCGCAAGCGGGGCAAGGGCATCAAGCTCGTCCCGGGCGTCTGCCTGGCGATCGAGCCGATGGTCTCGCTGGGCACCGCCCACACGGAGGTCCTGGCGGACGACTGGACGGTCATCACCACGGACGGGACCTGGTCCTCCCACTGGGAGCACTCGATCGCCCTGACCGAAGAGGGCCCGATCGTCCTGACCAGCCCGGACTGCGGCAAGGCGAAGCTGGCGGAGTACGGCATCACGACGGCGCCGGACCCGCTGGGCTAG
- a CDS encoding adenylate kinase, which produces MRIVLVGPPGAGKGTQAAFLAKNLSIPHISTGDLFRANISQGTELGKSAKSYMDAGELVPDSVTIGMAKDRMEQPDAANGFLLDGFPRNLSQAEALDEILKAAGLGLDAVLDLEVEEDEVVKRIAGRRTCRKDSAHVFHVTYAPPKADGVCDQCGGELYQRGDDSEATVRNRLSVYHAETEPIIDYYKAQGLVSTIPALGEVADVTRRAMDALKK; this is translated from the coding sequence ATGCGTATCGTCCTCGTCGGGCCCCCCGGCGCCGGCAAGGGAACACAGGCCGCGTTCCTCGCCAAGAACCTGTCGATCCCGCACATCTCCACGGGTGACCTGTTCCGCGCCAACATCAGCCAGGGCACCGAGCTCGGCAAGAGCGCGAAGTCGTACATGGACGCGGGTGAGCTCGTCCCGGACTCGGTCACCATCGGCATGGCCAAGGACCGGATGGAGCAGCCCGACGCCGCGAACGGCTTCCTGCTCGACGGCTTCCCGCGCAACCTCTCGCAGGCCGAGGCGCTCGACGAGATCCTCAAGGCCGCCGGGCTCGGCCTGGACGCCGTCCTCGACCTGGAGGTCGAGGAGGACGAGGTCGTCAAGCGCATCGCGGGCCGCCGGACCTGCCGCAAGGACTCTGCGCACGTCTTCCACGTGACGTACGCGCCGCCGAAGGCGGACGGCGTCTGCGACCAGTGCGGCGGCGAGCTGTACCAGCGCGGGGACGACTCCGAGGCCACGGTCCGCAACCGGCTGTCGGTCTACCACGCGGAGACCGAGCCGATCATCGACTACTACAAGGCCCAGGGCCTCGTGTCGACCATCCCCGCCCTCGGTGAGGTCGCGGACGTCACGCGACGCGCGATGGACGCCTTGAAGAAGTAG
- the secY gene encoding preprotein translocase subunit SecY, translating into MLTAFARAFKTPDLRKKLLFTLAIIVLFRLGSHIPVPGVNYKNVQFCVDQAGTGNSLFGLVNMFSGGALLQITIFALGIMPYITASIILQLLTVVIPKLENLKKEGQSGTAKITQYTRYLTVALAILQGTGLVATAKTGALFGSCQLRTEIVSDRSIFTMITMVLTMTAGTCVVMWLGELITDRGIGNGMSILMFISIAAGFIGAMWQIKLQGKIADGWVEFGVVILVGLAMVALVVFVEQAQRRIPVQYAKRMIGRRAYGGTSTYIPLKVNQAGVIPVIFASSLLYIPALVVQFSGSTAGWATWIQKHFVKGDHPYYIAAYFLLIVFFAFFYVAISFNPEEVADNMKKYGGFIPGIRAGRPTAEYLSYVLNRITWPGSLYLGLIALVPTMALAGFGANQNFPFGGTSILIIVGVGLETVKQIESQLQQRNYEGFLR; encoded by the coding sequence GTGCTCACCGCGTTCGCCCGGGCGTTCAAGACGCCCGACCTGCGCAAGAAGCTGCTCTTCACGCTCGCCATCATCGTGCTGTTCCGCCTCGGGTCCCACATCCCGGTCCCCGGCGTGAACTACAAGAACGTTCAGTTCTGTGTGGACCAGGCAGGGACCGGCAACAGCCTGTTCGGCCTCGTCAACATGTTCAGCGGTGGCGCACTGCTGCAGATCACGATCTTCGCGCTCGGAATCATGCCGTACATCACGGCGAGCATCATCCTGCAGCTGCTGACCGTGGTCATCCCGAAGCTGGAGAACCTCAAGAAAGAGGGCCAGTCCGGCACGGCGAAGATCACCCAGTACACGCGTTACCTGACGGTCGCGCTCGCGATCCTCCAGGGCACGGGTCTGGTGGCCACCGCCAAGACGGGCGCGCTCTTCGGGTCCTGCCAGCTCCGTACCGAGATCGTCTCGGACCGCTCGATCTTCACCATGATCACGATGGTGCTCACCATGACCGCCGGCACCTGTGTCGTCATGTGGCTCGGTGAGCTGATCACCGACCGCGGCATCGGCAACGGCATGTCGATCCTGATGTTCATCTCGATCGCGGCCGGCTTCATCGGCGCCATGTGGCAGATCAAGCTCCAGGGCAAGATCGCTGATGGATGGGTCGAGTTCGGCGTGGTGATCCTCGTCGGTCTGGCCATGGTGGCCCTGGTCGTCTTCGTCGAACAGGCGCAGCGCAGGATCCCGGTCCAGTACGCGAAGCGCATGATCGGGCGCCGCGCGTACGGCGGCACCTCGACCTACATCCCGCTCAAGGTGAACCAGGCCGGTGTCATCCCGGTCATCTTCGCCTCGTCGCTGCTGTACATCCCGGCACTGGTCGTGCAGTTCAGCGGCTCGACGGCGGGCTGGGCGACCTGGATCCAGAAGCACTTCGTCAAGGGCGACCACCCGTACTACATCGCCGCCTACTTCCTCCTGATCGTGTTCTTCGCCTTCTTCTACGTGGCGATCTCGTTCAACCCCGAGGAAGTTGCAGACAACATGAAGAAGTATGGTGGGTTCATCCCGGGCATCCGCGCCGGCCGGCCTACCGCCGAGTACCTGAGCTACGTACTCAACCGGATCACCTGGCCGGGGTCGCTGTACCTGGGTCTGATCGCTCTCGTGCCGACAATGGCGTTGGCGGGCTTCGGAGCGAACCAGAACTTCCCGTTCGGCGGGACGAGCATCCTCATCATCGTGGGTGTGGGTCTGGAAACCGTGAAGCAGATCGAGAGCCAGCTCCAGCAGCGTAATTACGAAGGGTTCCTCCGCTGA
- the rplO gene encoding 50S ribosomal protein L15: protein MAENSPLKAHNLRPAPGAKTAKTRVGRGEASKGKTAGRGTKGQKARYQIPQRFEGGQMPLHMRLPKLKGFKNPFRTEFQVVNLDKLGALYPEGGEVTVADLVAKGAVRKNSLVKVLGQGEISVALTVSVDAVSASAKEKIAAAGGTVTELV, encoded by the coding sequence ATGGCTGAGAACAGCCCGCTGAAGGCCCACAACCTCCGTCCCGCCCCCGGCGCCAAGACCGCGAAGACCCGTGTCGGTCGTGGTGAGGCGTCGAAGGGTAAGACGGCCGGTCGTGGTACGAAGGGCCAGAAGGCCCGTTACCAGATCCCGCAGCGCTTCGAGGGTGGGCAGATGCCCCTCCACATGCGCCTGCCGAAGCTCAAGGGCTTCAAGAACCCGTTCCGCACCGAGTTCCAGGTCGTCAACCTGGACAAGCTCGGCGCTCTCTACCCCGAGGGTGGAGAGGTCACGGTGGCCGACCTGGTCGCCAAGGGCGCGGTGCGCAAGAACAGCCTCGTCAAGGTCCTGGGCCAGGGCGAGATCTCCGTGGCGCTGACGGTTTCGGTTGACGCCGTTTCCGCCTCCGCCAAGGAGAAGATCGCCGCTGCCGGCGGCACCGTCACCGAGCTCGTCTAA
- the rpmD gene encoding 50S ribosomal protein L30 has translation MARLKITQTKSYIGSKQNHRDTLRSLGLKRLNDVVVKEDRPEFRGMVQTVRHLVTVEEVD, from the coding sequence ATGGCTCGCCTCAAGATCACGCAGACGAAGTCGTACATCGGCAGCAAGCAGAACCACCGCGACACTCTGCGTTCGCTCGGGCTCAAGCGCCTGAACGACGTGGTCGTCAAGGAGGACCGCCCCGAGTTCCGCGGAATGGTGCAGACCGTCCGCCACCTCGTGACGGTTGAGGAGGTTGACTAA
- the rpsE gene encoding 30S ribosomal protein S5, translating to MAGPQRRGSGAGGGERRDRKGRDGGPAAEKTAYVERVVAINRVAKVVKGGRRFSFTALVVVGDGDGTVGVGYGKAKEVPAAIAKGVEEAKKNFFKVPRIQGTIPHPITGERAAGVVLLKPASPGTGVIAGGPVRAVLECAGVHDILSKSLGSSNAINIVHATVAALKGLQRPEEIAARRGLPLEDVAPAALLRARAGAGAA from the coding sequence ATGGCTGGACCCCAGCGCCGCGGAAGCGGTGCCGGTGGCGGCGAGCGGCGGGACCGGAAGGGTCGCGACGGTGGCCCTGCCGCCGAGAAGACCGCTTACGTTGAGCGCGTTGTCGCGATCAACCGCGTCGCCAAGGTTGTCAAGGGTGGTCGCCGCTTCAGCTTCACCGCGCTGGTCGTGGTGGGCGACGGTGACGGCACTGTAGGTGTCGGTTACGGCAAGGCCAAGGAAGTTCCCGCGGCCATCGCCAAGGGTGTCGAGGAAGCCAAGAAGAACTTCTTCAAGGTTCCGCGCATCCAGGGCACCATCCCTCACCCGATCACGGGCGAGCGCGCTGCGGGCGTCGTGCTGCTGAAGCCGGCTTCCCCCGGTACCGGTGTTATCGCCGGTGGCCCGGTGCGCGCCGTTCTGGAGTGCGCCGGCGTTCACGACATCCTGTCGAAGTCGCTCGGCTCTTCCAACGCGATCAACATCGTGCACGCGACCGTGGCGGCCCTCAAGGGCCTGCAGCGTCCCGAGGAGATCGCGGCTCGCCGTGGTCTGCCCCTCGAGGACGTCGCCCCCGCGGCCCTGCTTCGTGCGCGTGCCGGGGCGGGTGCTGCGTAA
- the rplR gene encoding 50S ribosomal protein L18, translating to MAYGVKIAKGDAYKRAAKARRHIRIRKNVSGTAERPRLVVTRSNRNIVAQVIDDLQGHTLASASTLDASIRGGEGDKSAQAQAVGALVAERAKAAGVETVVFDRGGNRYAGRIAALADAAREAGLKF from the coding sequence ATGGCATACGGTGTGAAGATCGCCAAGGGCGACGCGTACAAGCGCGCTGCCAAGGCTCGCCGCCACATCCGCATCCGCAAGAACGTCTCGGGTACGGCGGAGCGTCCGCGCCTCGTCGTGACGCGTTCCAACCGCAACATCGTTGCTCAGGTCATCGACGACCTCCAGGGTCACACCCTGGCGTCCGCGTCGACCCTGGACGCTTCGATCCGCGGTGGCGAAGGCGACAAGAGCGCCCAGGCCCAGGCTGTCGGCGCGCTCGTCGCCGAGCGTGCCAAGGCCGCGGGTGTCGAGACCGTCGTGTTCGACCGCGGTGGCAACCGATACGCCGGGCGCATTGCCGCTCTGGCTGACGCCGCCCGCGAAGCCGGGCTGAAGTTCTAA
- the rplF gene encoding 50S ribosomal protein L6: MSRIGKLPIQVPAGVDVTIDGRTVAVKGPKGSLSHTVAAPIAVAKGEDGVLNVIRPNDERQNKALHGLSRTLVANMITGVTTGYVKALEISGVGYRVAAKGSDLEFQLGYSHPILIEAPEGISFKVESPTKFTVEGIDKQKVGEVAANIRKLRKPDPYKAKGVKYAGEVIRRKVGKAGK; the protein is encoded by the coding sequence ATGTCGCGAATCGGCAAGCTCCCCATCCAGGTTCCCGCCGGTGTGGACGTCACCATCGATGGCCGCACGGTCGCGGTGAAGGGCCCCAAGGGTTCCCTCTCGCACACCGTCGCTGCGCCCATCGCCGTCGCCAAGGGTGAGGACGGCGTTCTGAACGTCATCCGCCCGAACGACGAGCGTCAGAACAAGGCCCTGCACGGCCTGTCCCGCACGCTGGTGGCGAACATGATCACCGGTGTGACCACGGGGTACGTCAAGGCTCTCGAAATCAGCGGTGTCGGTTACCGCGTCGCCGCGAAGGGCTCCGACCTGGAGTTCCAGCTTGGCTACAGCCACCCGATCCTGATCGAGGCGCCCGAGGGCATCTCCTTCAAGGTCGAGTCGCCCACCAAGTTCACGGTCGAGGGCATCGACAAGCAGAAGGTCGGCGAGGTCGCCGCCAACATCCGCAAGCTGCGGAAGCCCGACCCGTACAAGGCCAAGGGTGTCAAGTACGCCGGCGAAGTCATCCGCCGCAAGGTCGGAAAGGCTGGTAAGTAG
- the rpsH gene encoding 30S ribosomal protein S8: MTMTDPIADMLTRLRNANSAYHDTVVMPHSKIKSHIAEILKQEGFITGWKVEDAEVGKNLVLELKFGPNRERSIAGIKRISKPGLRVYAKSTNLPKVLGGLGVAIISTSHGLLTGQQAGKKGVGGEVLAYVW, translated from the coding sequence ATGACCATGACTGACCCGATCGCAGACATGCTGACCCGTCTGCGTAACGCTAACTCGGCGTACCACGACACCGTCGTGATGCCGCACAGCAAGATCAAGTCGCACATCGCAGAGATCCTCAAGCAGGAGGGTTTCATCACCGGCTGGAAGGTCGAGGACGCCGAGGTCGGCAAGAACCTCGTCCTCGAGCTGAAGTTCGGGCCGAACCGTGAGCGCTCCATCGCGGGCATCAAGCGGATCTCGAAGCCCGGTCTGCGCGTGTACGCGAAGTCCACCAACCTGCCCAAGGTGCTCGGCGGCCTGGGCGTGGCGATCATCTCCACGTCCCACGGTCTCCTCACCGGCCAGCAGGCAGGCAAGAAGGGCGTAGGTGGGGAAGTCCTCGCCTACGTCTGGTAG
- a CDS encoding type Z 30S ribosomal protein S14: MAKKALIAKAARKPKFGVRAYTRCQRCGRPHSVYRKFGLCRVCLREMAHRGELPGVTKSSW, translated from the coding sequence ATGGCGAAGAAGGCTCTCATCGCGAAGGCTGCCCGCAAGCCCAAGTTCGGTGTGCGTGCGTACACCCGCTGCCAGCGCTGCGGTCGTCCCCACTCCGTGTACCGCAAGTTCGGCCTGTGCCGCGTGTGCCTTCGTGAGATGGCTCACCGTGGCGAGCTGCCGGGCGTGACCAAGAGCTCCTGGTAG
- the rplE gene encoding 50S ribosomal protein L5, with protein MATTPRLKTKYREDIAGKLREEFSYENVMQIPGLVKIVVNMGVGDAARDSKLIDGAIRDLTTITGQKPAVTKARKSIAQFKLREGQPIGCHVTLRGDRMWEFLDRTLSLALPRIRDFRGLSPKQFDGRGNYTFGLTEQVMFHEIDQDKIDRTRGMDITVVTTATNDDEGRALLRHLGFPFKEA; from the coding sequence ATGGCTACCACTCCGCGTCTCAAGACGAAGTACCGCGAGGACATCGCGGGCAAGCTGCGTGAGGAGTTCTCCTACGAGAACGTCATGCAGATCCCCGGCCTCGTGAAGATCGTGGTCAACATGGGTGTGGGCGACGCCGCCCGCGACTCCAAGCTGATCGACGGCGCCATCCGCGACCTGACGACGATCACCGGTCAGAAGCCGGCCGTCACGAAGGCCCGCAAGTCCATCGCGCAGTTCAAGCTGCGTGAGGGTCAGCCGATCGGCTGCCACGTCACCCTCCGTGGTGACCGCATGTGGGAGTTCCTGGACCGTACGCTGTCGCTCGCGCTGCCGCGTATCCGTGACTTCCGTGGTCTGTCGCCGAAGCAGTTCGACGGCCGTGGCAACTACACCTTCGGTCTCACGGAGCAGGTCATGTTCCACGAGATCGACCAGGACAAGATCGACCGTACCCGGGGTATGGACATCACCGTGGTCACCACGGCGACCAACGACGACGAGGGCCGTGCCCTCCTTCGTCACCTCGGCTTCCCCTTCAAGGAGGCGTAA
- the rplX gene encoding 50S ribosomal protein L24 — protein MKIKKGDLVQVITGKDKGKQGKVIAAMPSENRVLVEGVNRVKKHTKAGQTAGGSQTGGIVITEAPVHVSNVQLVVEKDGQKVVTRVGYRFDDEGNKIRVAKRTGEDI, from the coding sequence ATGAAGATCAAGAAGGGCGACCTGGTTCAGGTCATCACCGGTAAGGACAAGGGCAAGCAGGGCAAGGTCATCGCGGCCATGCCCAGCGAGAACCGTGTCCTCGTCGAGGGTGTCAACCGGGTCAAGAAGCACACCAAGGCCGGTCAGACCGCTGGTGGTTCGCAGACCGGTGGCATCGTGATCACCGAGGCGCCGGTCCACGTCAGCAACGTTCAGCTGGTCGTGGAAAAGGACGGCCAGAAGGTCGTCACCCGCGTCGGCTACCGCTTCGACGACGAGGGCAACAAGATCCGCGTTGCCAAGCGGACGGGTGAGGACATCTGA
- the rplN gene encoding 50S ribosomal protein L14 has protein sequence MIQQESRLRVADNTGAKEILCIRVLGGSGRRYAGIGDVIVATVKDAIPGGNVKKGDVVKAVIVRTVKERRRQDGSYIRFDENAAVILKNDGDPRGTRIFGPVGRELREKKFMKIISLAPEVL, from the coding sequence GTGATCCAGCAGGAGTCGCGACTGCGTGTCGCCGACAACACTGGTGCCAAGGAAATCCTTTGCATCCGTGTTCTCGGTGGCTCCGGTCGCCGCTACGCGGGCATCGGTGACGTCATTGTCGCCACCGTCAAGGACGCGATCCCCGGTGGCAACGTGAAGAAGGGTGACGTCGTCAAGGCGGTCATCGTTCGCACCGTCAAGGAGCGCCGCCGCCAGGACGGCTCGTACATCCGCTTCGACGAGAACGCCGCTGTCATTCTCAAGAACGACGGCGACCCTCGCGGCACCCGTATCTTCGGCCCCGTGGGCCGTGAGCTGCGCGAGAAGAAGTTCATGAAGATCATCTCGCTCGCGCCGGAGGTGCTGTAA
- the rpsQ gene encoding 30S ribosomal protein S17 has translation MSEKNVTETTEQRGFRKTREGLVVSDKMDKTVVVAVEDRVKHALYGKVIRRTNKLKAHDEQNAAGVGDRVLIMETRPLSASKRWRIVEILEKAK, from the coding sequence ATGAGCGAGAAGAACGTGACTGAGACCACTGAGCAGCGCGGTTTCCGCAAGACCCGCGAGGGTCTGGTCGTCAGCGACAAGATGGACAAGACCGTCGTCGTCGCCGTCGAGGACCGCGTCAAGCACGCCCTGTACGGCAAGGTCATCCGCCGTACGAACAAGCTCAAGGCTCACGACGAGCAGAACGCTGCCGGTGTCGGCGACCGCGTCCTCATCATGGAGACGCGTCCGCTGTCGGCGAGCAAGCGCTGGCGCATCGTCGAGATCCTCGAGAAGGCCAAGTAA
- the rpmC gene encoding 50S ribosomal protein L29, which yields MATGTKASELRELGNEELVGKLREAKEELFKLRFQAATGQLENNGRLKSVRKDIARIYTLMHERELGIETVESA from the coding sequence ATGGCGACGGGAACCAAGGCGTCCGAGCTGCGTGAGCTCGGCAACGAGGAGCTCGTTGGCAAGCTGCGCGAGGCCAAGGAAGAGCTGTTCAAGCTGCGCTTCCAGGCGGCCACGGGTCAGCTGGAGAACAACGGCCGGCTCAAGTCCGTCCGTAAGGACATCGCTCGCATCTACACCCTGATGCACGAGCGTGAGCTCGGTATCGAGACGGTGGAGAGCGCCTGA
- the rplP gene encoding 50S ribosomal protein L16 gives MLIPRRVKHRKQHHPKRRGMAKGGTEVSFGEYGIQALTPAYVTNRQIEAARIAMTRHIKRGGKVWINIYPDRPLTKKPAETRMGSGKGSPEWWIANVHPGRVMFELSYPNEKIAREALTRAAHKLPMKCRIVRREAGES, from the coding sequence ATGCTGATCCCTCGTAGGGTCAAGCACCGCAAGCAGCACCACCCGAAGCGCCGCGGTATGGCCAAGGGCGGTACTGAGGTCTCGTTCGGCGAGTACGGCATCCAGGCGCTGACCCCGGCGTACGTGACGAACCGCCAGATCGAGGCGGCTCGTATCGCGATGACCCGCCACATCAAGCGTGGCGGCAAGGTCTGGATCAACATCTACCCGGACCGTCCGCTGACGAAGAAGCCCGCCGAGACCCGCATGGGTTCCGGTAAGGGTTCTCCCGAGTGGTGGATCGCGAACGTGCACCCGGGCCGGGTCATGTTCGAGCTGTCCTACCCGAACGAGAAGATTGCTCGTGAGGCGCTCACCCGCGCTGCTCACAAGCTTCCGATGAAGTGCCGGATTGTTCGGCGCGAGGCAGGTGAGTCGTGA